TCGTTAACACAAGAAAACGCGTCATATTATGAGGGAAGTCCTCAATGTTTTCAATAAGTGGGACATACCCATAAGCTTCACCACTTCCTTTAGGAGCGATAGCCGCAGTGGTTGTATTAATATACTTTAAGGCATCAACCGTACTTTGCGCATAAGAATATGCCAACTGATGTTTGTGAATAAATTTTTGAGTTTGACTAATTGCCGGTCCAATAGAGTAGACGTGCGTAATATCATCTAAAGTTGTAGTGTGTTGCCCATATAAGGAGAATTCAATATCTAAATGAACTTCTGCTATGACTGATAAAGAATGTTCTACTAAATTGTCAGCGACAACATTAATCGTACCTTCAATTGCATTTTCAATAGGTACAATGGCTGTTGATTTCGGATGTGTATGCACTGCTTGAATAACTTCATAAAGGTTTTCTTTAGGTACTAATTCTTCTTGATTGTTAGTATATTTTAAAGCCGCTAAATATGAAAAGGTCCCTTTGGGTCCCAAGTAAAATAAGGACATAACCTCACCTCATTCGTGAATGTTTGTCCTTATTTTACACAAATCTAATGAAAAGGACACCCAGTCGGTTCCTTTTTTTTATAATAAAAGTTCGTTTCACGCATAGTATTATCATAACCGTGATGGTAATTAGATGTCAGTGTTGGCGATAAAGGAGGAGCGAGCCATGACCATTTTCCAGTTACCGTGCGCCCTTTTTTTGCCTCCACAGCTTCAAATTTTTCAAATTGTTTTGAAGCTGTTAAATGATCGACCATTGACACGCCATTATTTTTAAACGATTGATACACAGCGTCATTAATTTCAACTAATACGCGATCCTTATTAAAACTACTATTTCTTAAATTATTAAAATCCATTGCTTTAGCTAACGGTTCCATTAAATTGTATCGATATGGATCAATAAAATTACGTACCGCAATTTCGTTAACCATGTACCAACCGTTAAATGGTGCAGTTGGATACGTGATACCTCCGATTTTCAAATCCATACTTGAAATAATTGGTACGGCATACCATTTTAAATTTAATTGTGCTACTTTTGGGTATGACTGATGCTGAATTGGAACTTCTAAAATAAGGGAGCTAGGGTAGTCATAATATTTGATAGGTTGGTTTGGAAGTTGATAAATAAGAGGCAAGACATCAAAGTCACCATTATTTCCACGCCAACCTAAATGTTCAGCAAGTTGAGTGATTTGTCTTTCTGCTGGATCTCCGTTTTCTTTATAACCTGCATAGCGAATCAACTGATTATTAAAAATCTTAGGTGTGTCTTCATTTGAAGGGGCGAAAATTGTAATGTAAGGTACGATTTTACCATGATTCGTCGCTTTATCGATATGAGTAGTAATTGCGTCTAAAAAAGCATTTTCATCTTTGATATGTCTTGCATCTTGAACTTTCAAACTCTCCCAAAACAATCTTCCAATACATCGATTTGAATTACGCCAAGCTAAACGGGCGCCATAAATTAACTCCTCTGATGTATGTTGATAATAGCCAAGTGTTTCAATTTCGTGTTCAATTTCAAGAATCCGTTCTAATTTTTTTTTATTAGGTTGATTCGTTTCTTCATAGTATTGCGTTATGAATGCAATTGCCTCTTTTAACATCGTACCACCTCAATATCAATTATAATGTATAAATGAAAAATCTTTAGAAAAAAAGTAAAAATTGTCATATTTTTGTCGATGTTCTCATTAAAAGTTGGAAAACAGTGGCTAAAAGTGTTATATCATAGAGGTATAACTAAAAGGACGAGGAGAAATTATATGTATCAATACCATGACGATAGCTTAATGTTACACAACGACTTATATCAAATAAATATGGCAGAATCTTATTGGAATGATGGCATTCATGAGCGTACAGCTGTATTTGACCTTTATTTTAGAAAAATGCCCTTTGAAAGTGGTTATGCGGTTTTTAATGGTTTGAGGAGAGTTATTGACTATATTAACCACCTTCATTTTTCGGATACTGATTTAGCATATTTGAAAGATATTGGTTATGAAGCGGATTTTTTAAATTATTTAAAAGAACTTAAATTTACAGGGCATATACGCTCAATGCAAGAAGGGGAACTGTGCTTTGGTAACGAACCGCTCATGCGTATTGAAGCACCATTAATTCAAGCACAGCTAATTGAAACTGCGTTATTGAATATCGTTAATTTTCAAACGTTGATTACTACGAAAGCGAGCAGAATTAAACAAGTCGCTCCGAACGATACATTGATGGAATTTGGCACACGTCGCGCGCATGAATTAGATGCGGCATTATGGGGCGCGCGAGCTGCAATTATTGGTGGTTTTGATGCGACAAGTAACGTGAGAGCAGGGAAATTATTTGATATTCCAGTATCTGGTACCCATGCGCATGCTTTTGTTCAGACTTATGGTGATGAATATATTGCATTTAAAAAATATGCGGAACGTCATAAAAATTGTGTTTTTCTCGTAGATACTTTCCATACATTGAAGTCGGGTGTACCCAATGCGATTCGTGTCGCAAAAGAACTAGGGGATAAAATTAATTTTATAGGAATACGACTTGATTCAGGAGATATTGCCTATTTATCAAAGGAAGCGCGCAAAATGCTTGATGCAGCAGGCTTTCCTAATGCTAAAATTATTGCGTCTAACGATCTAGATGAAGAAACGATTTCTAGTCTAAAAGCACAAGGCGCTGCTGTTGACAGTTGGGGGGTAGGTACGAAATTAATTACAGCGTATCAACAACCTGCATTAGGTGCCGTGTATAAAATGGTTGCAGTTGAAGATGATAATGGTGAGCTTGTAGACCGCATTAAGTTATCTAACAATGCTGAAAAAGTCACGACGCCAGGAAAAAAACGTGTATACCGAATTATTAACACTAAAACAAACAAGTCTGAAGGAGATTACATCACGCTAGATAGTGAGAATCCAAATGAAGAAGCAAACCTTAAAATGTTTCATCCGATTCACACGTATAAGATGAAATACATTAAAAAGTTTAAAGCAATTGATTTACACCATGATATTTTCGTAAACGGTAAGTGTGTCTATAACATACCAAGTGAGAATGAGGCGAAACAATTCCTGCAACAGAATTTGGAGTTATTATGGGATGAAAACAAACGTTATTTAAATCCCGAAGAATATCCTGTGGATTTAAGTACGGCATGTTGGGAAAATAAACAACGACGTATATTTGAAGTGGCTGAACATGTGAAAGAAATGGAGGAAGAACATGAACATGAGTAGAATGCAATCCATCATTGTGAATGAAATGAAAGTACAACCAGATATTGATGTTGCTCAAACAATCGAAGATATTAAACAATTCATCAAACAATATGTGACGTCACATCCATTCATTAATACGCTTGTATTGGGAATTTCGGGGGGACAAGATTCTACATTAGTTGGTAAATTAACACAACTTGCCGTTAATGAACTGAATGAAAATAGCACGAAAACATATCAATTTATAGCTGTAAAATTACCTTATGGTGTACAACGGGATGCAGATGAAGTTGAAGATGCACTTGCATTTATACAACCAGATAAAATTATAACCGTCAATATTAAAGAGGCAGTTGATCAAAGCGTCGCCTCATTAAAAGACGCTGGAATTACATTGACGGATTTTCAAAAAGGTAATGAAAAAGCGCGCGAAAGAATGAAAGTACAATATTCTATTGCGTCAAATACTGGTGGTATTGTAGTTGGGACTGATCATTCTGCGGAAAATGTGACTGGATTTTTTACAAAATATGGAGATGGAGCTGCGGATATTGCACCTATATTTGGCTTGAATAAACGTCAAGGGCGACAACTGTTACAATATTTAGAAGCACCTCAGCACCTATATGAAAAAACACCTACAGCTGATTTAGAAGATGACAAACCCCAATTACCGGATGAAGAGGCTTTAGGTGTCACATATTTAGATATTGATGATTATTTAGAAGGAAAGCCTGTTTCACATGCTGCTGCTGAACGTATTGAGAAATTGTATATTCAAAATGCTCATAAACGTGAGTTAGCATATACACGTTATACATGGCCGAAATAAAAATTATAATGACATTTGAAATGATTCTTGATACAATGAGCTAAATTTCAAGAAGTGAGGTAAGCTATGAGTGCAATTAATGACAATCCATTACTACTCATTTTGGCAATATTTCTTATAAATGTTGCTTATGTTACTGCGTTGACAATGCGGCTGATTTTAACTTTGAAAGGGTATCGATATTACGCGGCGGCGCTAAGTTTTGTAGAAGTCTTAGTATATGTCATTGGTTTAGGTATGGTTATGTCTGGTCTAGATCAATTTCAAAATGTTATCGCTTATGCATTAGGTTTTTCAGTTGGTATTATTGTTGGCATGAAAATTGAAGAGAAATTAGCGTTAGGGTATTCGGTAGTCAATGTAACGACCGCTGATTATGAATTGGATATCCCTAGACAACTTCGAGATTTAGGTTATGGTGTCACTCACTTTGCTGCACATGGTCGTGATGGTGACCGTCTCGTGATGCAAATTTTAACACCAAAACGATATGAGCTTAAACTGATGGATACCATTAAAGCGCTTGACCCTAAAGCGTTTATTATTGCTTATGAACCACGTAACATTCATGGTGGATTCTGGGTAAAAGGTGTACGAAGTAAAAAAGTGAAGGCGTATGATACAGATGAAATTCAAAGTTGAAGACGATGAAACGGTTCAAGCGTGTTTATTGCGTATGAAAGCGGCAGGTTATATGCCTATTAAACGTTTTGAAAAACCTATCTTTAAAGAAAATAAAGACGGCAGTATTGACGTCTTGAAACAAGAAATTATCTTTACTGGAAAGAAAATCGAACGGGAATCATAATAAAGGAAGGCGTTGACGCTATCGTCAACGTCTCTTTTAACTTCTTAAAAGCGTATGTTTATGGCGGTTAAACCATTAATGTTCGTTTTTAGACCTTTATTTTATGTTAGTTATTTGAAAAATATCGAATTACACATTGATTCCGAACGATATATCTGTTTATATAGTTAATGTACATATGAAATTCATTTGCTATAATGTGACTGAATACGATTTTATTTTTTAAGCGGAAGCATACTAAAATACGAGTTAGGAGATTTTATAATGATTGAACGCTATTCAAGAGAAGAAATGTCGAATATTTGGACAGATCAAAATCGCTATGCTGCATGGTTAGAGGTTGAAATTTTAGCTTGCGAAGCATGGAGCGAGTTGGGAGATATTCCTAAAGAAGATGTTAAGAAAATTCGTGAACATGCGAGAGTGGATGTTGCGCGTGCAAAAGAGATTGAGTTAGAAACGCGTCATGATGTAGTTGCATTTACACGCCAAGTATCTGAAACATTAGGTGAAGAACGTAAATGGGTGCATTATGGTCTTACGTCAACAGATGTTGTGGATACA
The sequence above is a segment of the Staphylococcus hyicus genome. Coding sequences within it:
- a CDS encoding prephenate dehydratase, which translates into the protein MSLFYLGPKGTFSYLAALKYTNNQEELVPKENLYEVIQAVHTHPKSTAIVPIENAIEGTINVVADNLVEHSLSVIAEVHLDIEFSLYGQHTTTLDDITHVYSIGPAISQTQKFIHKHQLAYSYAQSTVDALKYINTTTAAIAPKGSGEAYGYVPLIENIEDFPHNMTRFLVLTNADIPPSDGKQCLMIITPSYDKPGLLASILNTFALFNVNLSWIESRPLKTQLGMYRFFVQCAYSNDEDMHKINKILETLDFEIRHLGRFN
- a CDS encoding nitric oxide synthase oxygenase; translation: MLKEAIAFITQYYEETNQPNKKKLERILEIEHEIETLGYYQHTSEELIYGARLAWRNSNRCIGRLFWESLKVQDARHIKDENAFLDAITTHIDKATNHGKIVPYITIFAPSNEDTPKIFNNQLIRYAGYKENGDPAERQITQLAEHLGWRGNNGDFDVLPLIYQLPNQPIKYYDYPSSLILEVPIQHQSYPKVAQLNLKWYAVPIISSMDLKIGGITYPTAPFNGWYMVNEIAVRNFIDPYRYNLMEPLAKAMDFNNLRNSSFNKDRVLVEINDAVYQSFKNNGVSMVDHLTASKQFEKFEAVEAKKGRTVTGKWSWLAPPLSPTLTSNYHHGYDNTMRETNFYYKKKEPTGCPFH
- a CDS encoding nicotinate phosphoribosyltransferase, producing the protein MYQYHDDSLMLHNDLYQINMAESYWNDGIHERTAVFDLYFRKMPFESGYAVFNGLRRVIDYINHLHFSDTDLAYLKDIGYEADFLNYLKELKFTGHIRSMQEGELCFGNEPLMRIEAPLIQAQLIETALLNIVNFQTLITTKASRIKQVAPNDTLMEFGTRRAHELDAALWGARAAIIGGFDATSNVRAGKLFDIPVSGTHAHAFVQTYGDEYIAFKKYAERHKNCVFLVDTFHTLKSGVPNAIRVAKELGDKINFIGIRLDSGDIAYLSKEARKMLDAAGFPNAKIIASNDLDEETISSLKAQGAAVDSWGVGTKLITAYQQPALGAVYKMVAVEDDNGELVDRIKLSNNAEKVTTPGKKRVYRIINTKTNKSEGDYITLDSENPNEEANLKMFHPIHTYKMKYIKKFKAIDLHHDIFVNGKCVYNIPSENEAKQFLQQNLELLWDENKRYLNPEEYPVDLSTACWENKQRRIFEVAEHVKEMEEEHEHE
- the nadE gene encoding ammonia-dependent NAD(+) synthetase, whose protein sequence is MSRMQSIIVNEMKVQPDIDVAQTIEDIKQFIKQYVTSHPFINTLVLGISGGQDSTLVGKLTQLAVNELNENSTKTYQFIAVKLPYGVQRDADEVEDALAFIQPDKIITVNIKEAVDQSVASLKDAGITLTDFQKGNEKARERMKVQYSIASNTGGIVVGTDHSAENVTGFFTKYGDGAADIAPIFGLNKRQGRQLLQYLEAPQHLYEKTPTADLEDDKPQLPDEEALGVTYLDIDDYLEGKPVSHAAAERIEKLYIQNAHKRELAYTRYTWPK
- a CDS encoding DUF2179 domain-containing protein; protein product: MSAINDNPLLLILAIFLINVAYVTALTMRLILTLKGYRYYAAALSFVEVLVYVIGLGMVMSGLDQFQNVIAYALGFSVGIIVGMKIEEKLALGYSVVNVTTADYELDIPRQLRDLGYGVTHFAAHGRDGDRLVMQILTPKRYELKLMDTIKALDPKAFIIAYEPRNIHGGFWVKGVRSKKVKAYDTDEIQS
- a CDS encoding NETI motif-containing protein; protein product: MKFKVEDDETVQACLLRMKAAGYMPIKRFEKPIFKENKDGSIDVLKQEIIFTGKKIERES